From Nerophis ophidion isolate RoL-2023_Sa linkage group LG15, RoL_Noph_v1.0, whole genome shotgun sequence, one genomic window encodes:
- the mynn gene encoding myoneurin has protein sequence MAHGANHGKLLLQRLHQQREMDFLCDVTIVVRDVEFRAHRNILAAFSKYFSSQAEKGQEVTTLDPDKVSRYALEKLLEFVYTGQMNLSSTRQVAVRRAAIFLGMSEATKYLEESHPWLEASEADKDGGLYPVSPGSPGSPHSPVTLSIASVSGACVEEGPDSKKQEKEDVGEDVGLEEEEGIPSDEDYMSGGRGMGRKRGRKPKGFGSELTEFLDDMPRPPVYRGRGRGRGRGRGRAVIKSEDPYLEEFDAGLKDFGDTSADWSPSLDESPAKRLRLRIGERRRGRGRGRGRGRGRGRRRLDEDDDDSGEGGEEGEQDPSGTENMNLSCSECNKLLKDISSLRRHEKIHKGLKPFICIFCSKSFRQATQLKTHLRIHTGEKPFSCSSCDKCFAQKCQLVAHRRMHHGEEKPYTCKRCGFKFATSSNYKIHIKLHSGEKPYVCDICGQAFAQSSTLTYHKRRHTGEKPYQCDLCGMSFSVSSSLIAHARKHTGETPYKCSQAHCDSRFVTSSELKKHMRRLHPEGNNGVQCLLCGNRFASVKNMIKHQEKAHADEVRQHKERARAVVLLASSHPVAFVQSKLSNDKALSAIPEVQPPNPEPATPHPKAAEQSADDDNNNNGGGVVLGESLQELKVEPSLTPISPANPVAFEADAEQTINSDTLHALVEQLRPPTSPAQSLEQIVIIHTVDNPPAP, from the exons ATGGCTCATGGCGCCAACCATGGCAAGCTGCTCCTGCAACGCCTCCACCAGCAGCGGGAGATGGACTTCCTGTGCGACGTCACCATCGTGGTGAGAGACGTGGAGTTCCGGGCGCACCGCAACATCCTGGCGGCCTTCAGCAAGTACTTCTCCTCCCAGGCGGAGAAGGGTCAAGAGGTGACCACGCTGGACCCCGACAAAGTCAGCCGCTACGCTCTGGAGAAACTTCTGGAGTTTGTCTACACGGGACAGATGAACCTCAGCag CACCAGACAAGTTGCCGTCCGCCGAGCCGCCATCTTTCTGGGCATGTCAGAAGCCACAAAGTACCTGGAGGAAAGTCACCCCTGGTTGGAGGCCAGTGAGGCGGACAAAGACGGCGGCCTGTATCCGGTCAGTCCCGGCTCTCCGGGCAGTCCCCACTCGCCCGTCACTTTGTCCATCGCCTCGGTCTCGGGAGCATGTGTGGAGGAGGGGCCGGACAGCAAAAAGCAGGAAAAGGAAGACGTGGGTGAGGATGTGGGtttggaggaggaggaagggATCCCGAGTGATGAGGACTACATGAGTGGCGGAAGGGGGATGGGGAGGAAGAGAGGCAGGAAGCCCAAAGGTTTCGGCAGCGAGCTGACAGAGTTTTTAGACGACATGCCCAGACCTCCGGTCTACAGGGGCCGGGGGAGGGGCCGCGGGAGAGGACGGGGCAGAGCGGTCATCAAGAGCGAAGATCCCTACTTGGAGGAGTTCGACGCCGGCTTGAAGGACTTTGGGGACACATCAGCAGACTGGAGCCCCTCTTTGGACGAGTCCCCTGCCAAGAGGCTGCGCCTCCGAATCGGGGAGAGGCGGCGAGGTCGCGGCCGGGGGCGCGGCAGAGGGAGGGGGCGAGGCAGGCGGCGGCTGGACGAGGACGATGACGACAGCGGTGAGGGAGGAGAGGAAGGAGAACAAGATCCTTCTGGGACTGAGAACATGAACCTGTCCTGCAGCGAGTGCAACAAGCTGTTAAAAGACATCAGCAGCCTGAGACGCCACGAGAAGATCCATAAGGGACTCAAACCTTTCATCTGCATCTTCTGCTCCAAATCCTTCAGACAAGCCACACAGCTCAAAACTCACCTGCGCATCCACACAG GCGAGAAGCCATTCAGCTGCTCCAGCTGCGACAAATGCTTCGCTCAGAAGTGCCAGCTGGTGGCTCACCGCCGCATGCACCACGGCGAGGAAAAGCCGTACACGTGCAAGCGCTGCGGCTTCAAGTTCGCCACCTCGTCCAACTACAAGATCCACATCAA GCTGCACAGCGGAGAAAAACCATACGTGTGCGACATCTGCGGTCAGGCCTTCGCTCAGTCTAGCACGCTGACCTATCACAAGCGGCGCCACACGGGGGAGAAACCGTACCAGTGCGACCTTTGCGGCATGTCCTTCTCCGTCTCGTCCTCGCTCATTGCCCACGCACGGAAGCACACAG GCGAGACGCCGTACAAATGCTCCCAGGCACATTGCGACTCCAGGTTCGTCACGTCGTCCGAGCTGAAGAAGCACATGCGACGACTACACCCAG AGGGCAACAACGGCGTGCAGTGCCTGCTGTGTGGGAACCGCTTCGCCAGCGTGAAGAACATGATCAAACACCAAGAGAAGGCACACGCCGATGAAGTGCGTCAACACAAAGAGCGAGCACGAGCAG TGGTCCTGCTGGCGTCCAGCCATCCGGTGGCCTTCGTGCAGAGCAAACTGTCCAACGATAAAGCTCTGAGCGCCATCCCTGAAGTCCAGCCTCCCAACCCAGAACCAGCCACGCCGCACCCCAAAGCCGCCGAGCAGTCCGCCgacgacgacaacaacaacaacggcgGCGGCGTTGTCCTCGGCGAGAGCCTGCAGGAATTAAAGGTGGAGCCCAGCCTCACGCCCATCTCCCCCGCCAACCCGGTCGCCTTCGAGGCGGACGCGGAGCAGACCATCAACTCGGACACGCTCCACGCGCTGGTGGAGCAGCTGAGGCCGCCCACCTCGCCCGCACAAAGCCTGGAGCAGATCGTCATCATCCACACGGTGgacaacccccccgccccctag